One genomic region from Candidatus Deferrimicrobiaceae bacterium encodes:
- a CDS encoding GTPase domain-containing protein, which yields MALFNYATRELSAKIVYYGPGLSGKTTNIEMVHQILRPEQKGRLISLPTETDRTLFFDFLPVDLGQIKGFKVRFHLYTVPGQVYYNATRRLVLQGVDGVVFVADSQVDMISSNLESLSNLRDNLSTYGKKLEDLPFVMQYNKRDLRKISSVSELNAQLNDRNIPVFEGIAKEGVGVAETLVAISRLVFASLRKTLLLPGETAEGEGPGAIRDVAARIKPQPEEPEPLEEISEIEEIPEVRETRETRPKEEPRDIPQAAEGLGAISAEEIPDLEEILEVQEIPEETEIPEGLELITPPREVSPASFPEETPAGKEEAWQEGAPVEVPEEIEIEIPDRFDEPAPAEVTRPGVSMKVEGEGLTFLKFEEVFISPGGHAVLPAVFLDAAGKPVRIRIRVSMEEGRE from the coding sequence ATGGCACTTTTCAATTACGCCACGAGAGAGTTAAGCGCGAAGATCGTGTATTACGGTCCGGGTCTTTCCGGCAAGACCACGAACATCGAGATGGTCCATCAGATACTGAGGCCGGAGCAGAAGGGGAGACTCATTTCCCTTCCCACCGAGACCGACCGGACGCTTTTCTTCGACTTCCTGCCGGTGGACCTTGGCCAGATCAAGGGGTTCAAGGTGCGGTTCCATCTCTACACAGTGCCCGGCCAGGTCTATTACAACGCGACGAGGCGGCTCGTCCTCCAGGGCGTCGACGGCGTCGTCTTCGTGGCGGATTCCCAGGTCGACATGATCAGCAGCAATCTCGAGAGCCTGAGCAACCTGCGGGACAACCTCTCCACCTACGGAAAAAAGCTCGAGGATCTTCCCTTCGTGATGCAATACAACAAGCGTGACCTGCGGAAGATCTCGTCCGTGTCGGAGTTGAACGCGCAACTGAACGACCGGAATATCCCCGTTTTCGAGGGGATCGCCAAGGAAGGCGTCGGGGTGGCCGAGACGCTGGTGGCCATCTCGCGGCTCGTGTTTGCCTCCCTTCGCAAGACCCTCCTTCTTCCGGGGGAGACGGCGGAAGGGGAGGGTCCCGGGGCGATCAGAGATGTCGCCGCCAGGATCAAACCGCAACCGGAGGAGCCGGAGCCGTTGGAGGAGATCTCCGAGATCGAGGAGATCCCCGAGGTCCGGGAGACGCGGGAAACCCGGCCCAAGGAGGAACCGCGGGATATTCCGCAGGCTGCCGAGGGCCTGGGTGCAATCTCCGCGGAGGAGATTCCGGACCTCGAGGAGATCCTGGAGGTCCAGGAGATCCCCGAGGAGACGGAGATCCCGGAGGGGCTGGAGTTGATCACCCCGCCGAGAGAGGTCTCCCCGGCATCGTTTCCCGAAGAAACACCTGCCGGGAAAGAGGAAGCCTGGCAGGAGGGCGCTCCGGTCGAAGTCCCCGAAGAGATCGAGATCGAGATTCCCGACAGGTTTGACGAGCCCGCGCCGGCGGAGGTCACCCGTCCCGGCGTTTCCATGAAAGTGGAGGGGGAGGGGCTTACGTTCCTGAAGTTCGAGGAGGTGTTCATTTCTCCGGGAGGACATGCGGTACTGCCCGCGGTTTTCCTCGACGCGGCGGGGAAACCCGTGCGCATCCGCATACGCGTCTCCATGGAGGAGGGACGGGAGTGA